The Desulfovibrio inopinatus DSM 10711 genome window below encodes:
- a CDS encoding DUF6880 family protein, which yields MPSNIHNKLVALGVEALADALMELASRCETGQIFIDRLLLSNDQASNYFSNAIKKLGAENYFISWRESEAFTAELEQLLGDIKSKVGNPQSGIELTCQFFEIDKAILERSDDSSGSIGAVFSSNASDLFSFYASQCPEKDWILEKVINILRNDQYNVRDALLNHAKDFLDTDHLQQLADHFSEKARNESDDYEQRVAWSYIQTLARQLNNPKLFEQARLATTDKHDTTNSYLDIAKAYLKSGKPEVALSWIEKISPDDVTTSYDKHNLLIEIHGKLGNPKEQEKAAWTLFRWYRDKENLEKLLNIVGKDKKARIIADETAIILKVQAFNASNLKFLCENGRFQEAEEYILDREDQLNGENHYFLEPIANTMEKQGFHLPAVIIYRQLLESVLERRNSKYYHHGIRYLKKLDKITNKISDWKNRTPHQDYFHKIYAEHKRKTAFWSKYR from the coding sequence ATGCCTTCAAATATTCATAACAAATTAGTTGCGCTGGGTGTTGAAGCACTGGCAGATGCTCTCATGGAATTGGCTTCACGCTGCGAGACTGGTCAAATTTTTATCGACCGACTTCTTCTTTCCAACGACCAAGCTTCTAACTATTTTTCCAATGCCATTAAAAAGTTGGGGGCCGAAAATTATTTCATTTCTTGGAGGGAGTCAGAGGCATTTACAGCTGAACTAGAGCAACTCCTTGGCGACATAAAGTCCAAAGTCGGTAATCCACAATCTGGAATTGAACTCACTTGTCAATTTTTTGAAATTGACAAAGCTATCCTCGAACGCTCCGATGATTCAAGTGGCTCGATTGGTGCCGTTTTTTCTTCCAACGCGTCAGATTTATTTTCATTTTACGCTTCTCAGTGCCCAGAGAAAGACTGGATACTTGAGAAGGTCATCAATATTCTTCGAAACGACCAATACAATGTCAGAGATGCCCTTCTGAACCATGCAAAGGATTTTTTAGACACAGACCACTTACAGCAACTCGCAGACCATTTTTCAGAAAAGGCCCGGAATGAGTCCGATGACTACGAGCAGCGGGTAGCCTGGTCATATATACAAACTCTTGCTCGACAGCTAAACAATCCTAAACTCTTTGAGCAAGCGCGTTTGGCAACAACTGATAAACACGACACTACCAATTCATATCTTGATATCGCAAAAGCATACCTCAAATCAGGCAAGCCAGAAGTCGCCCTTTCCTGGATCGAAAAAATTTCTCCTGATGATGTGACAACGTCCTATGATAAGCACAATTTGCTTATCGAGATTCACGGCAAACTTGGGAATCCAAAAGAGCAAGAAAAAGCCGCTTGGACTCTTTTTCGTTGGTATCGAGATAAAGAAAACTTAGAAAAGTTGCTAAATATTGTCGGTAAAGACAAGAAGGCACGGATAATCGCGGATGAAACTGCGATCATTTTGAAGGTTCAAGCTTTTAATGCATCAAACCTCAAATTCCTTTGCGAGAATGGACGATTTCAGGAAGCTGAAGAATATATTTTAGACCGCGAAGACCAACTCAACGGTGAAAATCATTACTTTCTGGAACCAATTGCTAACACAATGGAAAAACAAGGTTTTCACCTCCCTGCCGTTATTATTTACCGCCAGTTGCTTGAATCCGTTCTTGAACGGCGTAATTCCAAATACTACCATCACGGTATCCGGTACTTGAAAAAGCTGGACAAAATTACAAACAAAATTAGCGATTGGAAAAATAGAACTCCTCACCAAGATTATTTCCACAAAATCTACGCTGAACATAAGCGCAAGACTGCTTTCTGGTCAAAATATCGGTAA
- a CDS encoding enoyl-ACP reductase FabI, whose translation MLLADKKAVIFGVANERSIAYGVSKKFKEHGAKLAFSYVGDALKKRVAPISEDLGGDFIFDCDVTKDEQILAAREQVKATWGQVDILVHSVAFANREDLKNRYVDTSREGFALALDISAYSLVALCQAFEPILAPNASVMTMTYLGSQRVVGRYNVMGVAKAALEASVRYLACDLGQNGVRVNALSPGPIKTLAASGVSGLKSIFTKVEESAPLARNVTTEDVGNAAVFLASDLSSGVTAETIYVDSGYNVMGV comes from the coding sequence GTGCTACTCGCCGATAAAAAAGCCGTTATATTTGGTGTCGCCAACGAGCGCAGCATTGCTTATGGGGTTTCCAAGAAATTCAAGGAACATGGAGCGAAACTCGCCTTTAGTTACGTTGGAGACGCTTTGAAAAAGCGCGTTGCCCCTATAAGCGAAGATTTAGGTGGCGATTTTATTTTTGATTGTGACGTCACCAAAGACGAGCAGATTCTGGCCGCCCGCGAGCAGGTCAAAGCGACCTGGGGCCAAGTCGACATTCTGGTGCATTCCGTTGCTTTTGCCAACAGGGAAGACCTTAAAAACCGATATGTTGATACTTCTCGAGAAGGTTTTGCGCTGGCGTTGGATATTTCAGCCTACTCGCTTGTCGCACTGTGTCAGGCATTTGAACCTATTCTTGCTCCTAACGCATCGGTCATGACAATGACCTATCTTGGTTCACAGCGCGTTGTCGGGCGCTACAACGTCATGGGTGTTGCGAAAGCCGCTCTGGAAGCAAGTGTACGTTATCTTGCCTGTGACCTTGGTCAAAACGGCGTCCGCGTCAATGCCTTGAGCCCTGGCCCGATCAAAACGCTGGCCGCCTCTGGGGTGTCCGGACTCAAATCCATTTTTACCAAGGTGGAAGAATCCGCCCCGCTGGCACGGAATGTTACGACAGAAGATGTGGGAAATGCCGCTGTTTTTCTGGCTTCCGACCTATCTTCCGGTGTAACGGCCGAGACCATTTATGTGGATTCGGGCTACAATGTGATGGGCGTCTAA
- a CDS encoding phosphoribosylaminoimidazolesuccinocarboxamide synthase produces MQVVTQTDIAEFPLLSRGKVRDIYQIEEDKLLIVTTDRLSAYDVILPDPIPFKGVILNMITIFWMNKFADIVPNHLIAWDTSDFPAALKPYFNVLENRAVIVKKTTPLPIECIVRGFITGSGWKDYLATGSVCGHALPPGLEESEMLKTPLFTPSTKAELGEHDENITLDKARTLCGDDVFEKAESTSLAIYTAARDYASQRGILIADTKFEFGMTDEGLILIDEVLTPDSSRFWPATSYGPGRSQKSFDKQYVRDWLTDIGFNKKPPAPNMPAEVIERTKEKYMEAYTALTGENLPL; encoded by the coding sequence ATGCAGGTTGTTACGCAGACCGATATCGCTGAATTTCCTCTCTTGTCGCGAGGTAAGGTGCGCGATATTTATCAAATTGAAGAAGACAAGCTGCTTATCGTGACGACGGATCGCCTTTCGGCATATGATGTAATTTTGCCCGATCCGATCCCCTTTAAGGGCGTCATTTTGAATATGATCACCATATTCTGGATGAATAAATTTGCCGACATTGTCCCCAACCATCTTATTGCTTGGGATACCTCCGACTTTCCCGCTGCGCTCAAGCCCTACTTTAATGTTCTTGAGAATCGAGCTGTGATTGTAAAAAAAACAACCCCGTTACCGATTGAATGCATTGTTCGCGGATTCATCACGGGATCAGGCTGGAAAGATTATTTGGCGACGGGGTCTGTCTGTGGGCATGCGTTGCCTCCGGGACTTGAAGAATCGGAAATGCTCAAAACTCCGCTTTTCACGCCTTCCACCAAGGCCGAACTCGGTGAACATGATGAAAACATCACGCTCGATAAAGCCAGAACGTTGTGCGGTGATGACGTGTTCGAAAAAGCAGAGTCCACCAGTCTCGCTATTTACACGGCGGCTCGTGACTATGCCAGTCAACGGGGTATCCTGATTGCGGATACCAAATTTGAATTCGGCATGACAGACGAAGGTCTGATTTTGATTGACGAAGTATTAACTCCTGATTCCTCCCGCTTCTGGCCAGCAACAAGTTATGGCCCGGGACGGTCTCAAAAGAGTTTTGACAAACAATATGTACGTGATTGGTTGACGGATATCGGCTTCAACAAAAAGCCACCAGCACCCAATATGCCGGCGGAAGTGATCGAACGCACTAAAGAAAAATACATGGAAGCGTACACGGCATTGACCGGAGAGAATCTTCCACTGTAA